In Campylobacter vulpis, a genomic segment contains:
- a CDS encoding PDC sensor domain-containing protein, with translation MLIKDIQKFEDNRYKARAYMSYILIRNLPDRLPNIHLESVREALDKIAHDVSVFDALYILDNSGTQIENAITLEKKYERGAGEDRSSKAYFYRAVKLRRCILSDPYPSILNNELCVTASMPIYDDKENLLFVVCIDIKLRDILKLIQASNFEFSFLQFSRLVYFCFAAVLFVITCFLFQKGFLSLFYYHSVDIQKIFESTIAITLALAIFDLAKTIIEEEVLGRSRKEKTGIQKTMVRFLGSIIIALAIEALMLVFKLAVGDLSQMVYVIYLICGVTLLLAGLSVYIFAVKYKNNNVLETD, from the coding sequence ATGTTAATTAAAGATATACAAAAATTTGAAGATAACCGCTATAAAGCAAGGGCTTATATGAGTTATATACTCATAAGAAATTTACCCGATAGGTTGCCAAATATCCACTTAGAAAGCGTTAGAGAAGCACTAGATAAAATCGCTCACGATGTTTCTGTCTTTGATGCTTTGTATATTTTGGATAATTCAGGCACTCAAATAGAAAATGCTATAACCTTAGAGAAAAAATATGAAAGAGGTGCAGGAGAGGATAGAAGCTCTAAGGCTTATTTTTATAGAGCTGTGAAGCTTAGGCGTTGTATTTTAAGCGATCCTTACCCTTCTATTTTAAATAATGAGCTTTGCGTTACTGCTTCTATGCCCATTTATGATGATAAAGAAAATTTGCTTTTTGTTGTTTGTATTGATATTAAATTAAGAGATATTTTAAAACTTATTCAAGCAAGTAATTTTGAATTTAGCTTTTTACAATTTAGTCGTTTGGTGTATTTTTGTTTTGCAGCTGTGCTTTTTGTTATTACCTGTTTTTTATTTCAAAAAGGCTTTTTGAGTCTTTTTTACTATCATAGCGTTGATATTCAAAAGATTTTTGAAAGCACGATTGCCATTACTTTGGCTTTGGCGATTTTTGATTTGGCTAAAACTATCATAGAAGAAGAGGTTTTAGGCAGAAGTCGCAAAGAAAAAACAGGCATACAAAAGACTATGGTAAGGTTTTTAGGGAGCATTATCATTGCTTTGGCTATTGAGGCTTTAATGCTTGTCTTTAAACTTGCTGTTGGAGATTTATCGCAAATGGTTTATGTGATTTATCTTATTTGCGGGGTTACTTTACTTTTAGCTGGGCTTAGTGTGTATATTTTTGCCGTAAAATATAAAAATAATAATGTTTTAGAGACAGATTAA
- the recG gene encoding ATP-dependent DNA helicase RecG — MKVKESDLELFRKLKLKSAIDLALILPKKIENLTLTKEPMENENCVQELRILSHSFKTNMLLVKAYCEAWGVDVSLVFFHFSKWHMGVFKVGASLLLSGKLGFFNHTWQFYNPKIIKKAGVFEPKYQISGIKDSKIQSLIETYVSYENLKESGIADKFIFLLLNLHAYDEKSFELFKNLEHFLEDLKYIEIYNFLKRLKHKKNPSKAYKIKLFDIEKWLKTLPFSPTKDQLNAIKDIREDLSKDVAKRRVIMGDVGCGKTLVLLAAALSVYPKQALLMAPTSILAQQLFEEAKKLLPPFMNILFIKGGKKEKGLKEQIKNAHLIIGTHALIYEESFEAVLVMIDEQHRFGSNQRQKISQLSSKKGLSPHFIQFSATPIPRTLSMIQSELLNFSFIKQMPFKKDISTYCVQNEDFVKIKAKIDAEIAKKHQVIIIYPLVNESEKIPYLSLEQAKVYWQKHYEKVFVTHGKDKEKDVILQEFKERGDILLSTTVVEVGISLPRLSTIVIVGAERLGLATLHQLRGRVGRVGLKSYCYLYTKLREIPQRLSEFAKTLDGFEIAELDLKNRLSGDLLDGYIQHGNEFKFFDFANDEAILARVKKDLG, encoded by the coding sequence ATGAAAGTTAAAGAAAGCGATTTAGAGCTTTTTAGAAAATTAAAGCTTAAAAGTGCCATTGATTTGGCTTTAATTTTACCGAAGAAAATTGAAAATTTAACCCTCACAAAAGAACCTATGGAAAATGAAAATTGTGTGCAAGAATTACGCATACTTTCACACTCTTTTAAGACAAATATGCTTTTAGTAAAAGCGTATTGTGAGGCTTGGGGAGTCGATGTTTCTTTAGTTTTTTTTCATTTTAGTAAATGGCATATGGGAGTTTTTAAGGTAGGTGCGAGCTTACTTTTGAGTGGAAAACTTGGCTTTTTTAACCATACTTGGCAATTTTATAATCCCAAAATCATCAAAAAAGCGGGAGTTTTTGAGCCTAAATATCAAATTTCTGGCATCAAAGATAGTAAAATTCAAAGTCTTATTGAAACTTATGTGAGCTATGAAAATCTAAAAGAAAGTGGTATAGCGGATAAATTTATCTTTTTGCTTTTAAATTTGCACGCTTATGATGAAAAAAGTTTTGAGCTGTTTAAGAATTTGGAGCATTTTTTGGAGGATTTAAAATATATTGAAATTTATAATTTTTTGAAAAGACTTAAACATAAAAAAAATCCATCAAAAGCCTATAAAATCAAGCTTTTTGACATTGAAAAATGGCTTAAAACCTTGCCTTTTAGCCCGACAAAAGACCAGCTTAATGCCATAAAAGATATAAGGGAGGATTTAAGTAAAGATGTGGCTAAAAGACGCGTGATAATGGGTGATGTAGGCTGCGGAAAGACCCTTGTTTTGCTTGCAGCGGCTTTAAGTGTGTATCCTAAACAAGCCTTATTAATGGCACCTACTAGCATTTTAGCTCAGCAGCTCTTTGAAGAAGCAAAGAAGCTTTTACCACCTTTTATGAATATACTCTTCATTAAAGGAGGCAAAAAAGAAAAAGGCTTAAAAGAGCAGATTAAAAACGCTCATTTGATTATAGGCACACACGCACTTATTTATGAGGAGAGTTTTGAAGCGGTTTTGGTGATGATAGATGAGCAGCACCGCTTTGGCTCAAATCAAAGGCAAAAAATTAGTCAGCTTTCAAGTAAAAAGGGCTTAAGTCCTCATTTTATACAATTTTCCGCCACGCCCATACCACGCACTTTAAGTATGATACAATCAGAGCTTTTAAATTTTAGTTTTATCAAACAAATGCCCTTTAAAAAGGACATAAGCACCTATTGCGTTCAAAATGAAGACTTTGTTAAAATTAAGGCTAAAATTGACGCAGAAATTGCTAAAAAACATCAGGTGATTATCATTTATCCTCTTGTAAATGAGAGTGAGAAAATCCCCTATCTTTCGTTAGAACAAGCAAAAGTGTATTGGCAAAAGCATTATGAAAAGGTCTTTGTAACGCACGGCAAGGATAAAGAAAAAGATGTCATTTTGCAAGAATTTAAAGAAAGGGGCGATATTTTACTTAGCACGACCGTTGTAGAAGTAGGCATTTCTCTTCCTCGCCTTAGCACCATAGTCATTGTAGGAGCTGAAAGACTAGGACTAGCGACCTTGCATCAGCTTAGAGGTAGAGTAGGGCGTGTGGGGCTTAAGAGTTATTGTTATCTTTATACTAAGCTTAGGGAAATTCCACAAAGATTAAGCGAATTTGCGAAAACTTTGGACGGCTTTGAAATTGCCGAGCTTGATTTAAAAAACCGCCTAAGCGGAGATTTACTAGACGGCTATATCCAGCACGGCAATGAGTTTAAATTCTTTGACTTTGCAAACGATGAGGCAATTTTGGCTAGAGTGAAAAAGGATTTAGGTTAA
- the pglE gene encoding UDP-N-acetylbacillosamine transaminase, translating into MKFFLSPPHMGGNELKYIDEVFKSNYIAPLGEFVNRFEESIKDYTKAPYALALNSGSSALHLALRVAGVKQEDVVLASSFTFIASVAPIYYLKAKPVFIDCDETLNLDIELLKQAIKKSEKKPKALVLTHLYGNAAKIKQIAQICKENNIILIEDAAEALGSFYDGQALGTFGDFGVYSFNGNKIITTSGGGMLVGKDRALMEKARFYSTQARENCLHYEHLDYGYNYRLSNVLGAIGVAQMEVLEQRVLKKREIYEWYKEFLAEKFSFLDELENSRGNRWLSTALIDFNKNELFAKNECVKSGAKELPLHPKIAKLIKDLQAAQIETRPLWKAMHAQGVFEGEKAYLNGNAELFFKKGICLPSGTAMTKDEVREVAELILESLQ; encoded by the coding sequence ATGAAATTTTTTCTTTCTCCTCCGCATATGGGAGGTAATGAGCTAAAATATATCGATGAGGTTTTTAAGAGTAATTATATTGCACCTTTGGGCGAATTTGTGAATCGTTTTGAAGAAAGCATTAAGGATTATACCAAAGCTCCTTATGCCCTTGCACTTAATTCTGGCTCATCGGCTTTACATTTAGCTTTAAGAGTGGCGGGAGTAAAGCAAGAAGATGTAGTTTTAGCCTCTTCTTTTACCTTTATCGCTTCGGTTGCACCAATTTATTATCTTAAGGCAAAGCCTGTTTTTATTGATTGTGATGAAACTTTAAATTTGGACATTGAACTATTAAAACAAGCGATAAAAAAGAGCGAGAAGAAACCTAAAGCCCTTGTTTTGACACATCTTTATGGAAATGCGGCAAAAATTAAGCAAATCGCACAAATTTGCAAGGAAAATAACATTATCTTAATCGAAGACGCCGCAGAGGCTTTAGGAAGTTTTTATGATGGGCAGGCTTTAGGGACTTTTGGAGATTTTGGGGTTTATTCTTTTAATGGTAATAAAATCATCACAACTTCAGGTGGCGGTATGCTTGTGGGTAAGGATAGGGCTTTAATGGAAAAAGCGAGATTTTACAGCACTCAGGCGAGGGAAAATTGTCTGCATTATGAGCATTTAGATTATGGTTATAATTATAGGCTTAGTAATGTTTTAGGAGCTATTGGCGTAGCACAAATGGAGGTTTTAGAGCAAAGAGTGCTTAAAAAGCGTGAAATTTATGAGTGGTATAAGGAATTTTTAGCAGAAAAATTTAGCTTTTTAGATGAGCTTGAAAATTCAAGGGGAAATAGGTGGCTTAGCACGGCTTTGATAGATTTTAATAAAAATGAGCTTTTTGCAAAAAATGAATGTGTTAAAAGTGGGGCGAAAGAACTGCCACTACACCCTAAAATTGCAAAGCTTATTAAAGATTTGCAAGCTGCACAGATTGAAACGCGTCCTTTATGGAAGGCTATGCACGCACAAGGGGTTTTTGAGGGCGAAAAAGCATATTTAAATGGAAATGCCGAGCTTTTTTTCAAAAAGGGCATTTGTCTTCCAAGTGGCACAGCGATGACTAAGGACGAGGTGCGTGAGGTTGCAGAGCTTATTTTAGAGAGTTTGCAATGA
- a CDS encoding HugZ family heme oxygenase yields the protein MNYESIISHMNEHHRSNLVDLCKKFGGVEDVKEVFLKSVDFNGLDIVYNGDENLRVEFPKKADESTIKDTIIALCMSAKSVGDTSGVEKELKEFMLSFNSISLATLNKNGEVVCSYAPFVSTQWGNFIYISEVSEHFENIKANPDNIEIMFLEDESKAASVILRKRLRYRVRASFIERGEEFDGIYDEFERQTGGEGGIKTIRKMLDFHLVKLEFGKGRFVKGFGAAYDIENGTIKQVGANSNPHKFPHKH from the coding sequence ATGAATTACGAAAGTATTATTTCTCATATGAACGAGCATCACCGGTCAAATTTGGTGGATTTGTGTAAAAAATTTGGCGGCGTGGAAGATGTCAAAGAGGTTTTTTTAAAAAGTGTGGATTTTAACGGCTTGGACATTGTTTATAATGGGGACGAAAATTTACGCGTAGAATTTCCTAAAAAAGCCGATGAAAGCACGATAAAAGATACTATCATCGCACTTTGTATGAGTGCAAAAAGTGTAGGGGATACTAGTGGCGTGGAAAAGGAGCTAAAGGAATTTATGCTTAGTTTTAATTCCATATCTTTAGCGACCTTAAATAAAAATGGCGAGGTCGTATGCTCTTACGCCCCCTTTGTTAGCACGCAGTGGGGGAATTTCATCTATATTAGCGAGGTGAGTGAGCATTTTGAAAATATCAAAGCAAACCCTGATAATATAGAAATCATGTTTTTAGAAGATGAGAGCAAAGCCGCTTCTGTGATACTTAGAAAAAGGCTTCGTTATAGAGTGAGGGCGAGTTTTATAGAGCGTGGGGAGGAATTTGATGGGATTTATGATGAATTTGAGAGGCAAACAGGAGGCGAGGGAGGCATTAAGACTATACGCAAAATGCTTGATTTTCACTTAGTAAAACTTGAATTTGGCAAGGGGCGTTTTGTGAAAGGCTTTGGGGCGGCTTATGATATAGAAAATGGCACGATTAAGCAAGTAGGCGCTAATTCTAACCCCCACAAATTCCCGCATAAGCATTAG
- a CDS encoding chemotaxis response regulator CheY, whose product MKLLVVDDSSTMRRIIKNTLARLGHNDVLEAEHGVEAWDLLEKNDDVKVLITDWNMPEMNGLDLVKKVRAEKKYEDMPIIMVTTEGGKAEVITALKAGVNNYIVKPFTPQVLKEKLEDVLGVGSDASAE is encoded by the coding sequence GTGAAATTACTTGTTGTTGATGATAGCTCCACTATGAGAAGGATTATTAAAAACACTTTGGCAAGATTGGGGCATAATGATGTTCTTGAAGCTGAGCACGGAGTTGAAGCTTGGGACTTGCTTGAGAAAAATGACGATGTTAAAGTCTTAATTACGGATTGGAATATGCCAGAGATGAATGGACTTGACCTTGTTAAAAAAGTAAGAGCTGAGAAAAAATACGAAGATATGCCTATTATTATGGTAACGACTGAAGGTGGCAAGGCTGAAGTTATTACAGCCTTAAAAGCCGGAGTAAATAACTATATCGTTAAGCCTTTTACACCTCAAGTTTTAAAAGAAAAACTTGAAGATGTTTTGGGTGTGGGAAGTGATGCTTCAGCTGAATAA
- a CDS encoding M16 family metallopeptidase translates to MRYLETKGVRIPFIFEKNSDFPVIYLRLVFRNCGRSFDEVAGVASMFARILNEGVNDSFFKDLEFRAINLEASSAFENLELSFSCLSEHKNYAFKALAKLLKNPRFEEKILQRLKLNTLGELASLQNDYDDVAKKLLNQTIFKEKEFQSANEGDETSIKAINLEHLKAFYKNFFHLNNVAVVLGGALEEEEARDLSLTLLKNLEKGRQSSQKRYELKDKTQDVILQKPSEQAYIYFATPFNANFKDEDLHLAKIALFILGQGGFGSRIMEEIRVKRGLAYSAYASLDMSHSYSRVFGYLQTQNENAKEAKEVIKQIFADFVKKGVNEEELKQAKNFILGSTPLRYESLSKRLSIAFAEFYQGLKIGAFKEELAKIKNANLKELNAYIKKHNEILNLSFVSVQDES, encoded by the coding sequence ATGAGGTATTTAGAGACTAAGGGCGTTAGAATTCCTTTTATTTTTGAAAAAAATAGCGATTTTCCTGTTATTTATTTGCGTCTTGTTTTTAGAAACTGCGGACGAAGTTTTGATGAGGTAGCTGGTGTGGCTAGTATGTTTGCAAGGATTTTAAATGAGGGCGTTAATGATAGCTTTTTTAAAGACTTGGAATTTAGAGCGATTAATTTGGAAGCTAGTAGTGCCTTTGAGAATTTAGAATTAAGCTTTTCTTGTTTGAGTGAGCATAAAAATTACGCTTTTAAAGCCCTTGCAAAATTGCTTAAAAATCCTCGTTTCGAGGAGAAAATTTTACAAAGACTTAAGCTTAATACGCTTGGAGAACTTGCAAGTTTGCAAAATGACTATGATGATGTAGCGAAAAAATTACTCAATCAAACGATCTTTAAAGAAAAGGAATTCCAAAGTGCAAATGAGGGCGATGAAACAAGCATTAAAGCCATAAATTTAGAGCATTTAAAAGCTTTTTATAAGAATTTTTTTCATCTTAATAATGTAGCGGTGGTTTTAGGTGGAGCTTTAGAGGAGGAAGAAGCACGAGATTTAAGCTTAACTTTACTCAAAAACTTAGAAAAGGGTAGGCAAAGCTCACAAAAACGCTACGAGCTTAAGGATAAAACTCAAGATGTGATTTTACAAAAGCCTAGCGAACAAGCCTATATTTATTTTGCTACGCCTTTTAATGCAAATTTTAAAGATGAGGATTTGCACTTGGCTAAAATCGCTCTTTTTATCTTAGGGCAAGGGGGCTTTGGTTCTAGGATTATGGAGGAAATTCGTGTTAAAAGGGGCTTGGCTTATTCTGCTTATGCAAGTTTGGATATGAGTCATTCTTATAGCCGTGTTTTTGGTTATTTACAAACACAAAATGAAAATGCAAAAGAGGCTAAAGAGGTGATAAAGCAAATTTTTGCCGATTTTGTTAAAAAAGGCGTGAATGAGGAAGAGCTAAAACAAGCGAAAAATTTCATACTTGGAAGCACACCCTTGCGTTATGAAAGTCTTAGTAAAAGGCTTTCCATCGCTTTTGCAGAATTTTATCAAGGTTTAAAAATCGGTGCTTTTAAAGAGGAACTTGCCAAAATCAAAAATGCAAATTTAAAGGAGCTTAACGCCTACATTAAAAAGCATAATGAAATTTTAAATTTAAGCTTTGTAAGCGTGCAAGATGAAAGTTAA
- a CDS encoding 50S ribosomal protein L11 methyltransferase yields MKKFYYELFFKIGEPYKDLVLDFIFDLGVEAVEEKDEGFYIRSSEELDEIAWALELFCERLSHLKNYPLNFNFILKKRENRNWIEEYKKGIEPILIDQIYIHTTWQEPKKEYLNIQINPALAFGSGHHESTHSCIELLQKFAEKDMKALDLGCGSGILAIILAKFGLKVDICDTDELALKSALDNAKLNDVNFCKSWQGSLDKAKEKYDFIVANIIADVILILEKDMKNCLKENAILILSGILDKYEARIKDKFKDLSLICELRKNEWLSLVYKKGKK; encoded by the coding sequence ATGAAAAAATTTTACTACGAGTTGTTTTTTAAGATAGGTGAGCCCTATAAGGATTTGGTGCTTGACTTTATTTTTGATTTGGGAGTTGAGGCAGTAGAGGAAAAAGATGAAGGCTTTTATATACGCTCAAGTGAAGAATTAGATGAGATTGCTTGGGCTTTAGAACTTTTTTGCGAAAGACTTTCGCATTTAAAAAATTATCCTTTAAATTTTAATTTTATTCTCAAAAAAAGAGAAAATAGAAACTGGATAGAAGAGTATAAAAAAGGCATTGAGCCTATTTTGATTGATCAAATTTATATCCATACCACTTGGCAAGAACCCAAAAAAGAGTATTTAAATATACAAATTAATCCCGCTCTAGCTTTTGGTTCGGGACATCACGAAAGCACCCATTCTTGCATAGAGCTTTTGCAAAAATTCGCCGAAAAAGATATGAAAGCCCTAGATTTAGGGTGTGGAAGTGGAATTTTAGCCATTATCTTGGCTAAATTCGGTTTAAAGGTTGATATTTGCGATACAGATGAGTTAGCCCTTAAAAGTGCTTTAGATAATGCAAAGCTTAACGATGTAAATTTTTGTAAGTCTTGGCAGGGTTCTTTAGATAAGGCTAAAGAAAAATATGATTTCATTGTGGCAAATATTATAGCTGATGTTATTTTGATTTTGGAAAAGGATATGAAAAATTGTTTAAAGGAAAATGCTATACTTATTTTATCTGGGATTTTAGACAAATATGAAGCTAGAATCAAGGATAAATTTAAGGATTTAAGTCTCATTTGTGAGCTTAGAAAAAATGAATGGCTAAGTTTAGTTTATAAAAAAGGAAAAAAATGA
- the pglF gene encoding UDP-N-acetylglucosamine 4,6-dehydratase (configuration-retaining) has protein sequence MNLAKNKRLIFFLSCDVILIALSIFLAFELRFSGEIPKSFYMGMIKAGLLLLVLKIVFLFAFRIYKVAWRFFSLGEARKIFFALALAELVFLIIFYFYPSFFNPFPRSVVGIDFVLSYMFIGTLRISKRMLIDFKPSRLKDELSPCIVVGATSKALHLLKGAKEGSLGLFPVAVVDGRKELIGTYCDKFVVKEKGEIKKFVEEGVRTAIIALKLEREELKELFEELVGYGISDVKIFSFTNNEARDISIEDLLARKPKDLDNVVVAEFLKDKVVLVSGAGGTIGSELCRQCIKFGAKHLIMLDHSEYNLYQINENLSKYKEKITPILLSILDEKALDELLKQMKPELILHAAAYKHVPLCEQNPHSAVINNILGTQILVDCAKKNGVKKFVMISTDKAVRPTSIMGCSKRVCELYTLGLSSEEFEVACVRFGNVLGSSGSVIPKFKAQIAANEPLSLTHPDIVRYFMLVDEAVQLVLQAGAIARGGELFVLDMGEPVKIMDLAKKMLLLSNRTDLEIKITGLRKGEKLFEELLIDENDAKTQYESIFVAKNEKVNLSLLKEQIAKLIKSEEAEEIVAILQEIVPEFKHNKEGNVC, from the coding sequence ATGAATTTAGCGAAAAATAAACGCCTGATTTTCTTTTTAAGCTGTGATGTTATTTTAATTGCTTTAAGCATTTTTTTAGCTTTTGAATTAAGATTTAGCGGCGAAATTCCTAAAAGCTTTTATATGGGTATGATAAAAGCTGGACTCTTGCTTTTAGTGCTTAAGATAGTTTTTTTATTTGCTTTTCGAATTTATAAGGTTGCTTGGAGATTTTTTTCTTTGGGTGAGGCGAGAAAGATTTTTTTCGCACTTGCTTTGGCTGAACTTGTGTTTTTGATAATTTTTTATTTTTATCCTAGTTTTTTTAATCCTTTTCCAAGAAGTGTGGTGGGGATTGATTTTGTGCTTTCTTATATGTTTATCGGCACTTTGCGAATTTCAAAAAGAATGCTGATTGACTTTAAACCCTCACGCCTTAAAGATGAGCTTAGTCCTTGCATAGTTGTGGGTGCGACTTCTAAGGCGCTACATCTTTTAAAGGGAGCTAAAGAGGGAAGTTTGGGACTTTTTCCTGTGGCTGTTGTCGATGGGAGAAAAGAGCTTATTGGCACATATTGTGATAAATTTGTCGTTAAAGAAAAGGGTGAGATTAAAAAATTTGTGGAAGAGGGTGTTAGGACGGCTATTATTGCCTTAAAGCTTGAAAGAGAAGAGCTTAAGGAGCTTTTTGAAGAGCTTGTTGGCTATGGCATTAGCGATGTGAAAATCTTTTCTTTTACCAATAATGAAGCAAGAGACATTAGCATAGAAGATTTACTTGCTAGAAAACCTAAAGATTTAGACAATGTAGTCGTGGCGGAATTTTTAAAAGATAAGGTCGTCTTAGTTAGTGGTGCGGGAGGCACGATAGGAAGTGAGCTTTGTAGGCAGTGCATTAAATTTGGTGCGAAACATTTAATTATGCTTGACCATAGCGAATATAATCTTTATCAAATTAATGAAAATTTAAGCAAATATAAAGAAAAAATTACGCCGATTTTATTAAGCATTTTGGACGAAAAGGCACTTGATGAGCTTTTAAAGCAGATGAAGCCCGAGCTTATCTTACACGCCGCAGCCTATAAACACGTCCCACTTTGTGAGCAAAATCCTCACTCTGCCGTCATCAATAATATCTTAGGAACACAAATTTTGGTTGATTGTGCTAAGAAAAATGGCGTGAAAAAATTTGTGATGATAAGCACAGATAAGGCTGTAAGACCAACTAGTATTATGGGTTGTTCGAAGAGGGTTTGTGAGCTTTATACCTTGGGGCTTTCTAGCGAGGAATTTGAAGTGGCTTGTGTGAGGTTTGGAAATGTTTTAGGCTCAAGTGGGAGTGTGATTCCTAAATTTAAAGCACAAATTGCCGCAAATGAGCCACTTAGTTTAACGCACCCTGATATAGTGCGATATTTTATGCTTGTAGATGAGGCGGTGCAGCTTGTTTTACAAGCAGGTGCTATTGCTAGAGGTGGAGAGCTTTTTGTTTTAGATATGGGTGAGCCTGTAAAGATTATGGATTTAGCTAAAAAGATGCTTTTATTATCTAATCGGACGGATTTAGAGATTAAAATCACGGGACTTAGAAAGGGAGAGAAGCTTTTTGAAGAATTATTAATAGACGAAAATGACGCCAAAACGCAGTATGAGAGTATTTTTGTAGCCAAAAATGAAAAAGTAAATTTAAGCCTTTTAAAAGAGCAAATTGCTAAACTCATCAAAAGCGAAGAAGCTGAAGAAATTGTTGCGATTTTGCAAGAAATCGTGCCTGAATTTAAACATAATAAAGAAGGAAATGTATGTTAA
- a CDS encoding dehypoxanthine futalosine cyclase — MKRIDKKEAFDLLQNATLAELGALAYERKLELHPEKITTFVVDRNINYTNVCCIDCDFCAFYRHAKEKDAYILSYEEIGKKIEELEAIGGTQILFQGGVHPKLKIEWYENLVEWISKHYPNITLHGFSAVEIAYIAKISKISIKEVLKRLQAKGLFSIPGAGAEVLSDRVRDEIAPHKCDTQTWLEVHRNAHQIGMKSTATMMFGTVENDEELIEHFEHLRKLQDETGGFRAFILWSFQSENTKLKLKHPEILKQSSNKYLRLLALARLYLDNFKNLQSSWVTQGSLIGQLALKFGANDLGSTMMEENVVSAAGASYKMNQDEMIRLIRSLGEKPAKRNTAYEILERF; from the coding sequence GTGAAAAGAATAGACAAAAAAGAAGCGTTTGACTTACTTCAAAATGCCACCTTAGCAGAGCTTGGTGCTTTAGCTTATGAGAGAAAATTAGAACTTCACCCTGAAAAAATCACAACCTTTGTTGTGGATAGAAATATCAATTATACCAATGTTTGCTGTATTGATTGCGATTTTTGTGCTTTTTATAGACACGCAAAGGAAAAGGACGCTTATATCTTAAGCTATGAAGAAATAGGCAAAAAGATAGAGGAATTAGAGGCTATCGGCGGAACGCAAATTCTCTTTCAAGGCGGTGTGCATCCTAAGCTTAAAATCGAGTGGTATGAAAACTTGGTAGAGTGGATTAGTAAGCATTATCCTAACATTACCTTGCACGGATTTTCGGCTGTTGAGATAGCATATATTGCTAAAATTTCTAAGATAAGTATAAAAGAGGTTTTAAAAAGACTTCAAGCAAAAGGGCTTTTCTCCATACCAGGAGCGGGGGCTGAAGTGCTAAGTGATAGGGTGCGAGATGAGATAGCTCCGCACAAGTGCGATACGCAAACTTGGCTTGAAGTGCATAGAAACGCCCATCAAATAGGTATGAAAAGCACGGCTACGATGATGTTTGGCACGGTGGAAAATGATGAGGAGTTAATCGAGCATTTCGAGCATTTAAGAAAGCTGCAAGATGAAACGGGAGGCTTTAGGGCTTTTATTTTATGGAGTTTTCAAAGTGAAAATACGAAGCTAAAGCTTAAACACCCTGAAATTTTAAAGCAAAGTTCTAATAAATATTTAAGATTACTCGCACTTGCTAGGCTTTATTTGGATAATTTTAAAAATTTACAAAGCTCTTGGGTAACGCAAGGCTCACTCATAGGGCAGCTTGCTTTGAAATTCGGCGCAAATGACTTAGGCTCTACGATGATGGAGGAAAATGTCGTCTCAGCAGCGGGTGCTAGTTATAAAATGAATCAAGATGAGATGATAAGGCTTATTAGAAGTCTTGGAGAAAAACCTGCGAAAAGAAATACAGCTTATGAAATTTTGGAGCGTTTTTGA